The window CGGTAACGATGCCATTGACCCCAGCTCACTCAATCAACGAGAAGATTATTCATTCGGCGATCGAGCTAACTGACGTTCGTTCAGAACCGCCGCTAACTGACTGGTCGTCACTTTCGTTCGATCGTCGATCACACATTGCTTCGCGGCGTCGTCGCAGGCCCGAGCGATCTCGGCGTGACTAAGCCCCTCTGCCGCAGATTGTATCTTGTTCCAACCCACACGAGAGGGGAGGAACGCGTGAAGGCGATTGCGGATCAAAGACTCTGCTTCTTGCTGTGATGGCCGCGAGTAACGGACCACGTCATCGAAACGGCGAAATAACGCATCGTCTAACATGCCCGCAAAGTTGGTTGCCGCCAGAATCAAGCTATCTGAATCGTCTTGTTCTAAAAACTGCAAATAGGAGTTGAGAATGCGGCGAGCTTCGCCAACATCGTTTGATGCGCCGCGATGACCTCCAATGGCATCGAATTCATCGAAAAAATAGACACCGCGTGTGCAATGCATCGCTTCGAAGAGTAAATGCAACTTAGCAGAGGTTTCCCCCATGAACTTCGTGATCAGCCCGTGAAGCTGTACTGAAAACAAGGGCAGATGCAATTCGCCAGCAATGGCGGATGCGGTCATCGTTTTCCCACACCCCGGTGGACCGACCAATAGCAACTTTCTACGAGCCGATAACCCATGGCTGCGCAATTTTTCTTGATGGCGGTACTCATGGATGACACGTGAGAGCGGGGTAACAGTTTCCTTCGACAGCACCATTTCTGACAATCGGGTCTTGGGAAAGCTGGTAGCCAACAAACCCGCGAGATCTCCCGAAGGACGAGCGATCGGAACGGGACTCGATTGCCGATCATGACTTTGACGCCGTTTGACTTCGTCAACGAGATCCCGCAATTCCTTCGCTAGTTTCCCATCGCCCTTCTTTGCCGAGTTTGCAGCGATCTGCAACGCAACAGTAACGAAGTGTTCCTCGTCACCTGCGGTAAAGCTGCGTACAAGCGATTTGATTTGCTGGGCAGTAGCCACTGAACAACACGGAAACGAAGAGAGAGAGTAAATCGACCCCTTCAGTCTACTTGGTGCGATTTGGGCCGGAAACGCGTCTATCGCGAACTGAACGGTAGATACTCAATTTTGTGCCGATCAGGCAACGTCAACGCACCGTTCACGGGCCAACGGCGAGATGACAGCGATACAGCGTTGCGATCGGCATGCCTCATTTCAAATAGGGCGAAGATCTCTGGTGCGAATTCGGCAGTTCCCGCAGATTGGCGAGCGTATTGAAATGAAAAAGTTGTGTGAACGCTTTCTCAGCCATCTAGGATGTCAGGCGTGCCTGCTCCGGCGGCCGGCACCGGTTGCGTGCGAGATCACGTGGGTTTGGGTGCGGAGGTGTTTTTGATCGACGCGGATCTGGGCGAATTGGAATCCGCCTGGGGCGATGCAACTTGGCAAGAAGAAAATGCTCTCACGACATCCAAACCGAAACGATGATGAACAGGAATGCAGCGAGGACGAATGTGAATATGAGCCCTCCACAGCCAATGGAACTGTCGGATCCGCTCACATCGCCGAAAAGATCGGAGTCGTCTAGCAAGGTACTGACTCATTGGTGGATGGAGCGAATGGCCGATGTTGGTGAAAGCCATTTTATTTTAAGCAGGTACGCCGGTGTTATCAGGTATGTAAGCCGTTTGGCGTTCGCTGCGGTTCCCACGCAAAATCGGGGCTAACGCACAAACGGCTCAAAAGGTGAAACCCAATCATTTCTGCGTGCCTGCTTCACCCGCAACAGGTCGGCATGAGTCTTTCGGCATTTGAAATGTCTTGGCAAGCTTGATTGCTTCCACGTCCAACCGGGGCGAACGCTGGAGTGCTGAGTGTTTTGTGTTGACGCGGAAGAAGCGTTGTTGGTTTCTGCTCTTTCCTCCGCCCCAACGGGGCAGTTCTAAAATAGCCCCAGGCATCGCCTGGGGGTTCGTGACGAAGATTCCGACACAAGTCCCAACGGGACGGCCCTAAGAAAGACTCCCCAAAACCCGCTAGGACCGCCCCCGTTGGGGCTTTGTATTCTTGGTCCCGCCACAACCCAGGGCGTTGCCCTGGGCTGGCGTAGGGCTGCCCCGTTGGGGCGAAGTCGAGGAACAAACCCTCCGCAGCTTAAAACGCTGTCAGGACCAAACAGTGCTCAGTCCAAGCTAACGCCCAAACGGCATCACATAGTGATGCCCGATCGTTCCTGCCGAACTGCTCAAACAGTTCGCGCGGTCGCTGCCGAAGAGAAGGGGCCTCGGAAGAACTGTTTTGTCAGACCGATCCGACTGATCTTCCCGCCTGGAAGTTAGGCGAACCAACCTGACGAACAATTCGTCAAACTCTTCCCGATTAGGAACCATTCGGAAACAACTTCGGGATTCAAAAGGTAGCGGAAGGGCGCGAGCCCTCCGGTGACACACCGGGCGGTTCGCGCCGCTCCGCTACAGCCGAACTTGATTCCGAACGGTTCCGTACGGCACCGCTATCGCAAGCGGAAACCCACGGCCGGTTATTCACTCTTCTCAGTCAAAGCGTTTTGTATCTTCTGACTGGCCTTCGACTGGTTTGTCCTCGGCTGCTTTGGAGCCATCTTGGCTGTGGAGGATCATCCGTCGACATTCTGGACAAAGCGAGTCCAAATCACTCGGCCAATTTCCTGCGGACTCAATGCGATGCGTTGGTTCCAGGAAATGAAAGAGACGACGACACTGCTGGCAATTGTTGAACGGCATGCTTCCATTGTCGCGGACGACTTGCAGTGAGATGGTTGTTCATTCGAATCGCTTGGATTGAATGAGTCGCCATTCTCCGATCTCCAGGCGAGCTGCGAAACGGAAGATTCCGTTTCGCAATGATCTTGACCAGCGTTTCGCCGGATGGCTCGGGCGTCAAACCGAAGCCTCTACGTAAGCTCAACGAAATAAGCGTCGCAGCAACGGCACGGACGCATGATGATGGTGATGGGTGGTGGTGTGCTCGAAGTAGCCAACGTTTGGATGTTGGCGACGGTCGATAACAGAATGGGTCGGATTGGCGGAAGCGACTCCGGTTGCAGTCAATACGGCAACCAGCGAAGCGATTGCAATCATGCGACGGACAAGTGGGGACATTGCCTTTTCCTTTGTAAGAGTGAAACACGGAACAAGATCGGAAGTGATCTTGGATGCACCCGGAAAAGCACGCGTCGTACCAACCGACGAGACGGTCTGCCAAAGTTTCTCAGGGGACTTCCGATTCAACGGTTTCTGCGGCGTTTTTGATCTCCCGCGAATTGTTCGAATCAAACTTGGCCAAGCCTCGCCCGCGTTCGGCGAATCCAATCGACTGCAAAATCTCGCCCCGTCCTGCAAGAAATTGCGTTGTCGCGATGGTTCACTCAAGCAAGTGCTTTTTACTTGCCGCTTGCCATCAGGATGGCCCCCACGGTGATCAATCCCACTCCCAAGCAGCCAACAAATGAAAGGCGTTCGCTGAGGAACAATGCCGCGATCACAGCGACCAGGACCACACTTAGTTTGTCGATGGAGGCGACCTGTGCGGCTTGGCCAATGTCCAACGCTCGGAAGTAGCAAATCCAACTGCAACCGGTCGCCAACCCAGACAAAATGAGGAAACCGACTGCACGCTTAGAAAGTGTTTTCACTTCGCCGATCTGGCCGCTTGCGAGCAACATCATGGCAACGAAACACAAGATCACGATTGTTCGCACAAAGGTCGCGACGTCAGGTGGAATGCCCTTCACGCCAAGTTTGGCAAAGATGGCGGTGAGTGCTGCCGCCAAGGCTGACATGAATGCCCAAAACTGCCAACTGGTTGTGATGACCTGCATGCTTCGATCCTTGTGTCTGATGACTGTGCGTTGACTAACAGCCTACTGATTCTGCTGGATCTGGGAATGTTTTATCGTTGTTGTGCTTCCAGTTGCTCTGCCATGGAAATGATCAATGCAACGTCTGACCGATCGCTGGCGCCAAATGCGCACGGCTGAATGGGCCTGAGTCGAAGGCAGCGCTGGAGCATTTTCAAGAAGCGATTCATCTCGAACGCGTTTCTCGTTGAGCGAGTTGGTCCACGTTCGGGACGGTGCTGACTCGGTAGAGCGTTGCTGGGCCACGTTGAAGCAGCGGGACGATTTTGCTTTTGGCGGGCAGTTGATCTCGCAGCGATTCAATGGCGATGTGCGAATCAACAATCAAAATGCAGTTCGAGTTTCGAAGCAGGAAGCGTTTGATGCCTTGGTCTCTCAGGCGGGCGAAGTGAGCGATGTTCGCTCGGTTGAGATAAAAGGGCACTTCGGAGAATTCGTGCTCGATGGTTGCGATCGGTGTGGATTCGTCGACCCCGAGTTGCTTCGCCACTGGAGAGGATGCTCCGAAGAGTGTTTGGGATCGGCTGTACGCGGGAATCATCTGGTGCATGACCATGACCGCAAACAGGAAAGCGACCACGGAGGAAGTTCCCCAAGCGATTCGGACCTGATGTCGATCCGCCATCAGCACCAAGGACGAAATCAACAGAGCGGCCCACAGCATCGCCCAAGCGAACAGCACGACGGTGGCGTCGTCGGTGTAGATCATCACGTAGATCACAAATGCGACGCCTGCAAAACAAGTGGTCGCCGTTGCCGAACGTGCGGACCAGAATCGAGCAAAGAAGTGCTGTTCAGGATGACTTGCATCGGCGAGTACGGTGTGAAGGTAATGGCCGACCAGCAACGCCAGTGCCGGAGCGGCGGGCAAAAGATAGGTGGGCAATTTGCAACTCGACAGAGAAAAAAACGTGAAGCACCAACCACTCCACAGCAGCAGATACCCGACGGCAGGAGGTCGTTGGCGGCGAGACCTTTCGTCGCGGCTCAGCAAGAACTTGGCATAGGGGATTGTTAGAAAGGACCATGGGTGACCGGCGATGAGCAGGACAGGCAGGAAATACCAAATGGGCTTGGGATGGAACTCGCCGGCGAACCTTGCGATGTTGTGTCGGTAGAAGAACTCGTTCAAAAATGCGGGGTCTTCGAGGTGCACCATCAGAAACCAAGGTGCAGCGATCATGGACGCGACGCCACCGAGAACTCCGTAGTGCCACCACCTTGGGCGTGCGTGAGCTTCGGATACCCAAGTCATTGCCAGCACGGGTGGAAGCCAAAGCACGATCGCGATCGGTCCTTTGGTCAAGAATGTCAAGCCAATGCAAACGCCTGAAAGGATCCACCACCCGAGGTGCAATGAACCCTTGCCAACAGTCGCAGTCGGATTTCGAATCGCCTCCAGCGAGGTGAACAGCGAAAGCGAAACAAAGAGTGCCAACACGCCGTCGAGCAAAAGGTAGCGGCTGGTGAATGCGAAACCGACCGAAAGCATCAGCACGACGCCAGCGTATAGTCCGACCGTTCGTCCGAAGAGCCGCGATCCAAAGAACATGGTGGAGGCCAAAGTGCAGATCGCCGCGAGAGCGGGAACGAAGCGGGCGGATGCTTCACTGATTCCGAACAACTGGAAGCTGATCGCGCACAGCCAGTACAGCAGGGGTGGTTTGTCGTAGTAGGTCTCGAAATTGAGTTGCGGCAAAACCCAGTTGCCGGTTGCGATCATTTCCCGAGGGATCTCCGCGTACCTTGTTTCGTCGCGATCAATGAGCGGGTACTCGAGGTTGGCAAACATGAACACTGCCGCAATGAAGATCAGTCCAATTTGCAACCAGCTCGGGTTCAGGCCAAAACAGCCTGAGGATCTTGTTTCTGAATTCCGGCGATCCATGAGGGTTTGGGTCGGGAACTGGACTTCGTTCCACCAGTAACGCACCAGCGACGTGAGTACATTTGGAATGTGCTTGATCGAGACCGTGCTTTGGCCAAGCGTGCGTGGTCGGTGCGAGACGCCAACCTCGACGACGCTGTGACCAAGGCGATTTGCCTGGGTCAGCATTTCTGAATTGACAAGGAAGCCGTCCCCGGTGATCCGCAACTTCTTGGCGACGTTGACATCAAACATCTTGAGAGCGCAATCGACGTCACGAACCCCGGGGCTGAGCATCGCTCGAACGAGCAGGTTGTAGACTTTCGAGTAAAGGCACCTTAGCGACGAATCTTTCCGGTCGATGCGATAGCCACAAACGACGTCGTAGCGTTCCGATAGCAAGACGAAACGATCCAATTCGGTCAGATCGAATTGACAGTCCGCATCGGTGAAGGCAACCAAGTCACACTGTGCCGCGGAGAAACCGGAGCGAATCGCCGCCCCGTAACCTTGGTTGCGTGGGTGCTGGATCAATCGCAACGAGTGAATGAACTTTGCGAACTCGCGAACAATCTCGGCTGTCGCGTCAGAACTTCCGTCATCGACAACGATGATTTCGTATCGATGCGTGATTGACGAAAGCGCCGAATCAGCTTCCATGATTGCGTCGGCGATCACTTCCGCTTCGTTGTAAGCCGGCAGTATCAGGGTGATGGACGGCGTCCGGCGAGTCTTCGCGATCATCCTGGCTGTGTCAGCGGTTGACGCATGACTGGTTTCGATAGCGTGCATCCGTGCACTCCTTTGTACTGTGGTTTAGTAATTAACGGTAGGTGGTTGTCATTGCTTGGTGGCGATGACTGCAGACGGAAGTCGTAAGGGTTTAGTAGTTAGGTTTGTGAAGCATGGGAGTTGTGGACTCAGTGAGCGTGCGGGATTGGAAGGGAGGAAAGTCGGTGGACCGTTCCACGACGTTGCGATTTTCGTTCAGTCTTCTTCCGTCAGCAGTTCGTGCATCTGCACGCGATCTTCGAATGACTCGAAGTCTCGGACCTGCAGATTGAATTGATGCAATGCTTTCGCGGTCCATCTTGGCCACGGGGACCAATCGCTTCGTTGCGACGCCATCACGTTGGTTGGCAACCAAAGTTGTTGCACGAGCGTCGTGCAGAGCAAGATGATGCAGAGTGAAAGGACAGGCCGCCAATGAGCTTCACGCGGTTTGCTCTCCGCAAGCATCACCAGTCGTTTGCTGCGGCGAATCAAAGTGCTGTCATTGTTTCCAAAGGCGAGTGTTCCCATTGGAGCACCATCGCAGGAGACTCGGCGGCATTGTTCGGCGACTTTGGCCAGGGTTCTCAGATAGACACTGAACTTTCCGATCGTGGTGGCCGCAGTTTCGTCGCACAGGAATTCGCGTGTCAATTCAGCATGGTATGCCGCAGCCCGAACCATTGGATGAAACCAAAAGATCGTCGAGCAAATGCCTTGCAGGAAATGCTGCATCGGGTGCTGAGTACGGAGGTGTTCGAGTTCGTGAAGCAGAACGTGGCGAAGGGTTGCGTCTCCCGTTTGATGTTCGCTGACCATGAACGATGGCAGCACAACGACGGGGCGGTGCAATTGCCAGCAGAATGGTCCTTGGATCTTGTCAGAGACAAAAATGGACAGTTCGCGATCCTCGTCTGATGAGACCTCAGTTGCTTTGAGTAGTTCCGCTGCATCGATCCGATCGCATTCGAAATTTAGAAAATGCAGCAAGCGGACGCATAGCCAGCACCGCTGCGCGAGGGACCAGGCGACGCCCGCCGTCCACACCAACAACAACCCCATCGCGATTCGGGTTTGCCAAACTACGATTTCAAGCATCGCTTCACGCGAGGGTGTGAAGGGGAAGTGAAACAATCGGCGATGGGGAAGCAGCAGTGCTGCGGCGACCAATCCGATGATGCAAAGGAAGCAAGTTGTCCAGAGTCGGCATCCCCAGCGTGCGTCCACGACCCAGCGTTGCAATGCGGCAGTCAACGCAATGACAATCGTGATTTGGACGCACAACGTGCTTCCGACTTCAAATGCAAATCGAAGATCCATCACGAATCCCCGAGTTTCGCGGCGGCTTTTTTGACCGCTTCGATGTCATCCGGCGAGACGGCGTCGGATTCAAGTAGATTCAAGACAAGCGAACGGATGGACCCACCAAACAACTGGTCGGCGAGCGATTTCACCATGCCTTCTTGGACTTGCTCTCGCGAAACTTTTGGGGTGTAGGTGAACGCGCGGCCGATTTTCTTTCCTCGGCGGACGATTTTTTTATCTTCCAAGATCTTCATCGTCGTCAGCACCGTTGTGTAGGCGAGTTCGCGATCGATGGTGTCGACGACATCGTTGACGGTAACGCTGCCTTTGTCCCAGACAACGTCCATCACTTCAGCTTCACACTTGGTCAGCTCAACTCGCTTTTTCGATCGTGGCATCAGTTGGTATTTCAGTGAGGAACGTGGATTGGAGACTTTGTTTTTTCAGCTTGTGGTGGCAAAACATCCGGTCGCAAAGCGAAATGCATGGCTACTCTCGAAGTTTGGCCCAGCGGTGATACTCGTGCAGGTCAACGTTTTCGGTGACGAAGGTTACATGACCATCACCCCACAAGAAGTTCGCTCCGCCCGGATGACGGCTGGAGTGATCACACTCGTCGGCCAAGGGATTGTTGATGCCTTCCAGTGCAGAGCCGACCAAACGGGCCGCTGCGTCCTCGCCCGCCAAGTTGACGCCGATCCATGTGGATGGAACCTGGGCCATCGTTCGCTCACCAACGATGATTGTGTGAGAGGTTCCACGCTGGAAATCGCGGAAACGCGTCGCGTGATTTTCCAGGAAGGCTCCGTCACCCACAGGTGCGGGAGTGCAATCGTCCGCTTCGATGGTTCCAAAGATTCCGACGTAGTTGGCGGTTGGCAATTGCATCAACGCAACCGATCTTTCGATGGGGCTGAATGATTCCCCTTCGTCGTGCTCTTCGTCGTCTTGGTAGAGCGTGAAGAACGGTTCGGTGATATCGGACGGACAGAGCATCCAGTCCAACGATGTCGATCGGGCGAGTTGATGTCGCGGATCGTTCAGCGGTCGCTTTCTGTCAATCTGTTCCGCCAATGCACCTTGTTCGATATACGGCAACAGTGGCACGACCCAACCGTAAGCAGATGTGTTGCCGGGCGAAAAACTCCAACCAACGGGCAGCTTGTTCTCGGTGGAATGATGGTTCTGCATCGCCAGCCCGATCTCACGCAGATGATTGGTGCATTGCAATCGTCGAGCCGCCTCTCGAGCGGAGCCGATGGCGGGCATTAGTAAAGCGATCAAGACACCAATGATCGCCACGACGACAAGTAACTCGAGGACCGTGAAGCCAACTCGAGGGTCAGTCGTGGATCGTTTGTAGCGGTGTGAGGTCGTTTGATTCATGTTGGTTGGCCACATCCGTGTGGGGGCGATTCGAAACAAGATACGAATGAATTAGTTTTTTGGCAATCCCGTTTCGCATTGGGATTCGTCTTGTTTTTAAAACTAAAGGATTCGTAAATGGAGGCGTTGTGACACGCTTCCCTTCAAGGTGCTTCAGGTGATTTGTTCCATTTTTGACCTTCTGAACCCAAAGTGTTTTGCGGCGAGCATCAGCTTGCTGGTCGCCGCCCTCGGATCGCTTTCGGTTCAAGCGGACGAGCCGTTTTTCATCGGGCAATCTCCGCCAACACGATTGGTTTCGCACGCGGCGATCTGGGACGATTCACTGTTGTTGGATGATCCGGCGTTCGGGGCCACCGAAGATTGGTCGGGTCACCTCGAAGCAGACGAGTTCCAACGCGAGTCGTTGTGGCAGAGAATCCAAATGGATCACCAGCATTTTTATGATCTGGAATCGTTTGGATTGCTGACTGGCGGCTTCCTGCTGGGGGCTGCCGTTGCCAACACGCAACTCGATGACGAATTGCATCGACACTTTCAAGGCAGCGTTCGCGGAGCGACCAGCGATGACTGGTCAGAGTTTCTGCACGCGGATAAAGAGCTCGGCAACGGTGTTTATTCGTTGCCGATCTTCGCCAGTGTTTGGGCAGCGGGCGAATTCTTTGATGAGTCGCCCTTGCTGGTTACGACTGGTCGTTGGGGAGAACGATCGATGCGTTCGTTTCTGGTTGGTGCTCCACCGTTGATGGTTGCTCAGCGACTGACCGGTGGTTCTCGACCTGGAGAGTTGGACCGTGGTTCTCGCTGGCTGCCATTCCAAGACAACAACGGTGTGAGCGGCCATGCATTCATGTCAGCGCTTCCGTTCATCAACGCAGCAAAGATGACAGACCGTCCTGTGCTGAAGGCAAGCTTCTATGCGGGATCGCTGCTTGGTCCTCTTTCGCGAGTCAACGACGAGGCACACTATCCATCGCAGGTTGCTCTTGGATGGTGGTTGGCGTACGTGGCTGCATCGGCGATTGATCGAACTGAAACGTCCGATCACAACGTTCGATTCTTTCCGGTCATGGATTCGAACGGAGGCATCGGCGGAATGTTTGAGATTCGGCTGTAGCCGCTTGGATTGATTGAGGCGTTGGAACGATCCGATTGCTGCGTCGAGGTTCGCTTGCACGGATGTTCAATCGAATCGAGACGCGGTCAGACAAACGAGGTTCACTTCAACCGAATCAGAACTTCGTTGCGACGCAGGGGGGCGGGGGTGAAGGGGGGATCGTAGGATGCCGCTTCGACTCCGCTGGTTTGGCTTGACTCGGTGTCTTCGCTGACTGCGGCGGTCAGGCCTTTGGTTTCCATCCAGGCTCGTAGTTTGGCTTCGGATTCCTTCGCGAGCTTTTTGTCCAACTTGCCAGCGAACCGAATCACGGCGAAGCGTCCACCGGCTCGTTTGCGGACATCGACATCGGGGCCGGTCGGCGAGGGAACGCCTTCCACCGCGACTTCTTTGGGCATCACAAACCCCATCTGGACTTCCGAATCAGCCTTGTCGTTTTCCATGAAGACGGGAGTCGTCATCGAGATCTTTTGCTCAGCTTCGTTGGCTCCTGAGATGTAACGAAACAGCTTCATGAAGCTACCGTCGCGGCCTTGAGCATCGATTTTGGTCTTCGTGGCGACCAGCATCAGATCCGGATACTCGCGAATTTCGAACTCACCGTCGGATTCGACCACTTTGTATTCCGCGGATTCGTAACCCGCTCGTGTGGTTCGGCTCAGCAAGAAGACTCCGCCGGTGACCAAAGCGGCAATGGTCGCGACAGTCATGATTTTTCGACGGGACATCAGGTAGCCTTTTCTCTGCGATTGATCGATGGCAACAAATCGGAAAGCGATTTGTCTGCCAAGGAACCATAGATGGCCGGCTAGGTGGAGCGAGGACTCTACCGCTGAACGTTCTTCGCGATTCCGCGGAGCATGACGGGGAAGACCAAACCGTGCAGCGGCAACACCGCGTACCAGTACGCCAGTCCCAGCAAACCTTTGGGGCGGAATCTGGCTGTCATGACCACTTGCGTTGTTTCGGCAGAAGACGGTTCCAATTGGAAGTCGAGTTCTGCTTCGCCGGGCAGCTTCATTTCGGCTCGCAATGTCAGACGTTCGTTGGGAACCAGTTTGGTGACACGCCAAAAGTCGACCGCTTCGCCGTAGTGCAAATCACGCGGATGGCGGCGGCCACGTCGCAGACCGGGCCCGCCGATTGCTTGATCCATCCAACCGCGAACTTGCCAGAGGAACCCGGCGCCCCAATAACCATTGGCTCCACCGATCGACCGAATTTCCGCGAAGGTTTGCTCGACCGATCCTTGGACCGTGATCTCGCGGCGGTCGGTCAGCGTCGTTCCCCCGGACCAATCCGGATCGCCGGGGATTTTGCCCGCCGTCGACCAGCGTGTTTCGATATCGCCTTGCTGTGTTTTACCCAACGCTGCTTCGATGGCGGCTTCAATCCCGAGGCAGTCACCAGGCATCAATCGCACGGCGTCGTCATTCCGGCAAACGGTGCGATTCTTCAATCCTTCTGAGAGCGGTCGGGCGATGCTGCTGCTGACCGGCGTCACCAAACCAATCCACAGACTGCTGAGGTAAGGAGTCAGAACGGGGACCGGCAAAATGATTCTTCGACGGAGTTTCAGTTTTTCTGCCATC of the Rhodopirellula baltica SH 1 genome contains:
- a CDS encoding AAA family ATPase yields the protein MVLSKETVTPLSRVIHEYRHQEKLRSHGLSARRKLLLVGPPGCGKTMTASAIAGELHLPLFSVQLHGLITKFMGETSAKLHLLFEAMHCTRGVYFFDEFDAIGGHRGASNDVGEARRILNSYLQFLEQDDSDSLILAATNFAGMLDDALFRRFDDVVRYSRPSQQEAESLIRNRLHAFLPSRVGWNKIQSAAEGLSHAEIARACDDAAKQCVIDDRTKVTTSQLAAVLNERQLARSPNE
- a CDS encoding EamA family transporter, which produces MQVITTSWQFWAFMSALAAALTAIFAKLGVKGIPPDVATFVRTIVILCFVAMMLLASGQIGEVKTLSKRAVGFLILSGLATGCSWICYFRALDIGQAAQVASIDKLSVVLVAVIAALFLSERLSFVGCLGVGLITVGAILMASGK
- a CDS encoding glycosyltransferase, encoding MHAIETSHASTADTARMIAKTRRTPSITLILPAYNEAEVIADAIMEADSALSSITHRYEIIVVDDGSSDATAEIVREFAKFIHSLRLIQHPRNQGYGAAIRSGFSAAQCDLVAFTDADCQFDLTELDRFVLLSERYDVVCGYRIDRKDSSLRCLYSKVYNLLVRAMLSPGVRDVDCALKMFDVNVAKKLRITGDGFLVNSEMLTQANRLGHSVVEVGVSHRPRTLGQSTVSIKHIPNVLTSLVRYWWNEVQFPTQTLMDRRNSETRSSGCFGLNPSWLQIGLIFIAAVFMFANLEYPLIDRDETRYAEIPREMIATGNWVLPQLNFETYYDKPPLLYWLCAISFQLFGISEASARFVPALAAICTLASTMFFGSRLFGRTVGLYAGVVLMLSVGFAFTSRYLLLDGVLALFVSLSLFTSLEAIRNPTATVGKGSLHLGWWILSGVCIGLTFLTKGPIAIVLWLPPVLAMTWVSEAHARPRWWHYGVLGGVASMIAAPWFLMVHLEDPAFLNEFFYRHNIARFAGEFHPKPIWYFLPVLLIAGHPWSFLTIPYAKFLLSRDERSRRQRPPAVGYLLLWSGWCFTFFSLSSCKLPTYLLPAAPALALLVGHYLHTVLADASHPEQHFFARFWSARSATATTCFAGVAFVIYVMIYTDDATVVLFAWAMLWAALLISSLVLMADRHQVRIAWGTSSVVAFLFAVMVMHQMIPAYSRSQTLFGASSPVAKQLGVDESTPIATIEHEFSEVPFYLNRANIAHFARLRDQGIKRFLLRNSNCILIVDSHIAIESLRDQLPAKSKIVPLLQRGPATLYRVSTVPNVDQLAQRETRSR
- a CDS encoding M56 family metallopeptidase translates to MDLRFAFEVGSTLCVQITIVIALTAALQRWVVDARWGCRLWTTCFLCIIGLVAAALLLPHRRLFHFPFTPSREAMLEIVVWQTRIAMGLLLVWTAGVAWSLAQRCWLCVRLLHFLNFECDRIDAAELLKATEVSSDEDRELSIFVSDKIQGPFCWQLHRPVVVLPSFMVSEHQTGDATLRHVLLHELEHLRTQHPMQHFLQGICSTIFWFHPMVRAAAYHAELTREFLCDETAATTIGKFSVYLRTLAKVAEQCRRVSCDGAPMGTLAFGNNDSTLIRRSKRLVMLAESKPREAHWRPVLSLCIILLCTTLVQQLWLPTNVMASQRSDWSPWPRWTAKALHQFNLQVRDFESFEDRVQMHELLTEED
- a CDS encoding BlaI/MecI/CopY family transcriptional regulator; translation: MPRSKKRVELTKCEAEVMDVVWDKGSVTVNDVVDTIDRELAYTTVLTTMKILEDKKIVRRGKKIGRAFTYTPKVSREQVQEGMVKSLADQLFGGSIRSLVLNLLESDAVSPDDIEAVKKAAAKLGDS
- a CDS encoding DUF1559 domain-containing protein — encoded protein: MNQTTSHRYKRSTTDPRVGFTVLELLVVVAIIGVLIALLMPAIGSAREAARRLQCTNHLREIGLAMQNHHSTENKLPVGWSFSPGNTSAYGWVVPLLPYIEQGALAEQIDRKRPLNDPRHQLARSTSLDWMLCPSDITEPFFTLYQDDEEHDEGESFSPIERSVALMQLPTANYVGIFGTIEADDCTPAPVGDGAFLENHATRFRDFQRGTSHTIIVGERTMAQVPSTWIGVNLAGEDAAARLVGSALEGINNPLADECDHSSRHPGGANFLWGDGHVTFVTENVDLHEYHRWAKLRE
- a CDS encoding SOUL family heme-binding protein, yielding MSRRKIMTVATIAALVTGGVFLLSRTTRAGYESAEYKVVESDGEFEIREYPDLMLVATKTKIDAQGRDGSFMKLFRYISGANEAEQKISMTTPVFMENDKADSEVQMGFVMPKEVAVEGVPSPTGPDVDVRKRAGGRFAVIRFAGKLDKKLAKESEAKLRAWMETKGLTAAVSEDTESSQTSGVEAASYDPPFTPAPLRRNEVLIRLK
- a CDS encoding SDR family oxidoreductase — translated: MTESSPRSERILVCGATGYVGGRLARRLLEEGYRVTCLVRSPEKLTKFSWGQHERLTVVKGELEDTEATRRALENIDFAYYLVHSMQSAKGEYAQRDRELATGFRDTAQTSSCRRIIYLGGLGELGADLSEHLDSRHEVGEILQSGRVPTTVFRAAMIIGSGSASFETLRYLVERLPIMVTPKWVKTETQPVAIRDVLRYLVACLGVEETAGRTLDIGGPDVMSYRDVMQVMAEKLKLRRRIILPVPVLTPYLSSLWIGLVTPVSSSIARPLSEGLKNRTVCRNDDAVRLMPGDCLGIEAAIEAALGKTQQGDIETRWSTAGKIPGDPDWSGGTTLTDRREITVQGSVEQTFAEIRSIGGANGYWGAGFLWQVRGWMDQAIGGPGLRRGRRHPRDLHYGEAVDFWRVTKLVPNERLTLRAEMKLPGEAELDFQLEPSSAETTQVVMTARFRPKGLLGLAYWYAVLPLHGLVFPVMLRGIAKNVQR